Part of the Geodermatophilus obscurus DSM 43160 genome is shown below.
GTGCCCGCGGGCGGGCAGTTCCTGAGGTCCAGCACGGTCATGCCGGCTCGGCAGAGATCGCGTCGGCGACCTCGGGGTCGGTGTCCGCCACCGACCGGTCGAGCACGCGGTCCGGACCGGCCGGGGCCTGGAGCGCTCCGTCTACCTGGACGACCATGCCGGAGTCCCTTCTGTCATAAATGCTGGCGAGGGACTGGTATATCAGTCAGCCAGCACCGTAGGGTGAGGGTCAGGCAGGGTCAAGGGGTGCCGTGGAATGGACGTCCCGCCGACCTCACTCAAGTCGGCGCCCATCCCACTCGTGGACGCCATGACTGCCGTGCCGTCCGCGCATCAGCGAGAGGAGATCCACCGTCATGGCCTACGAGGTGAAGGGCGTCGTCGCCCGCAGCAAGGGTGCCCCGGTGACCGTCGAGACGATCATCGTGCCCGACCCCGGCCCGGGCGAGGCGGTGGTCGACGTGCAGGCCTGCGGGGTGTGCGCCACCGACCTGCACTACCGCGAGGGCACCATCACCGACCAGTACCCCTTCCTGCTCGGCCACGAGGCCGCCGGAACCGTGGCCGCGGTCGGCGAGGGCGTCACCAACGTCGCCGTCGGGGACTACGTGATCCTCAACTGGCGGGCGGTGTGCGGCCAGTGCCGCGCCTGTCTCAAAGGCGAGCTGCAGTACTGCTTCAACACCCACAACGCCGCGCAGCAGATGACCCTCACCGACGGCACCGCGCTGAGCCCGGCGCTGGGCATCGGCGCGTTCACCGAGAAGACGCTGGTGCACTCCGGGCAGTGCACTCCGGTCGACCCCGCCGCGCCGGCCACCGCCGCCGGCCTGCTCGGCTGCGGGGTGATGGCCGGGGTGGGCGCGGCGATCAACACCGCCGGCGTGCGCCGCGGGGAGAGCGTGGCGGTGTTCGGCTGCGGCGGGGTGGGCGACGCCGCGATCGCCGGGGCGAAGCTGGCCGGCGCGGCCACCATCGTGGCGGTGGACATCGACGACCGGAAGCTGGAGTGGGCCCGGCGGTTCGGCGCCACCCACACCGTCAACAGCAAGGCCACCGACGCGGTCGCGGCGGTCAAGGCCGCCACCGGCGGCTTCGGTGCGGATGTGACCATCGACGCGGTGGGCCACCCGGCGGTGTTCGAGCAGGCCTTCTACGCCCGCGACCTGGCCGGCCGGGTGGTGCTGGTCGGGGTGCCCGCCCCGGACATGACGATCACCCTGCCGCTGCTGGAGGTGTTCGGCCGGGGCGGGGCGATCAAGTCCTCCTGGTACGGCGACTGCCTGCCCTCCCGGGACTTCCCGATGCTGGTCGACCTCTACCGGCAGGGCCGCTTCCCACTGGAGGACTTCGTCACCGAGGCCATCGGGATCGACGACGTCGACGCCGCGTTCACCAAGATGCGCGCCGGCGAGGTGCTGCGCTCGGTGGTCGTGTTCTGATGGCCGCCCGCATCGAGAAGACCGTGGTCAGCGGCGTGTTCAGCCTCGACGGGCAGGACTTCGACGTCGACAACAACGTCTGGCTGCTCGCCGACGACGACGAGGTGCTCGTCATCGACACCCCACACGACGCCGAACCGATCCTCGACGCCATCGGCGGCCGGACGGTGACCGCCATCGTGCTCACCCACGGGCACAACGACCACATCACCGCCGCCGTCGCCCTCCGGGAGGCCACCGGGGCGCCGATCTGGTTCCACCCCGCCGACCGGATGCTGTGGGACGTCGTCCACCCCGACACCGCGCCCGACCACGACCTCGCCGAGGGCACCCGATTCACCGTCGCCGGCACCACGCTGACCGCGCTGCACACCCCCGGCCACTCCCCGGGCAGCACCTGCCTGCACGCCCCCGACCTGGCCACCGTCTTCACCGGCGACACCCTGTTCTGCGGCGGGCCGGGAGCCACCGGGCGGTCGTTCAGCGACCACCCGACCATCATCCGATCCATCCGCGACCGGCTGCTCAC
Proteins encoded:
- a CDS encoding S-(hydroxymethyl)mycothiol dehydrogenase, with the protein product MAYEVKGVVARSKGAPVTVETIIVPDPGPGEAVVDVQACGVCATDLHYREGTITDQYPFLLGHEAAGTVAAVGEGVTNVAVGDYVILNWRAVCGQCRACLKGELQYCFNTHNAAQQMTLTDGTALSPALGIGAFTEKTLVHSGQCTPVDPAAPATAAGLLGCGVMAGVGAAINTAGVRRGESVAVFGCGGVGDAAIAGAKLAGAATIVAVDIDDRKLEWARRFGATHTVNSKATDAVAAVKAATGGFGADVTIDAVGHPAVFEQAFYARDLAGRVVLVGVPAPDMTITLPLLEVFGRGGAIKSSWYGDCLPSRDFPMLVDLYRQGRFPLEDFVTEAIGIDDVDAAFTKMRAGEVLRSVVVF
- a CDS encoding MBL fold metallo-hydrolase; translated protein: MAARIEKTVVSGVFSLDGQDFDVDNNVWLLADDDEVLVIDTPHDAEPILDAIGGRTVTAIVLTHGHNDHITAAVALREATGAPIWFHPADRMLWDVVHPDTAPDHDLAEGTRFTVAGTTLTALHTPGHSPGSTCLHAPDLATVFTGDTLFCGGPGATGRSFSDHPTIIRSIRDRLLTLHGDTVVRTGHGDDTTIAAETSHVQ